The following are encoded in a window of Arctopsyche grandis isolate Sample6627 chromosome 2, ASM5162203v2, whole genome shotgun sequence genomic DNA:
- the LOC143922597 gene encoding putative sodium-dependent multivitamin transporter, which translates to MATELTFDAWDYTIMVLMVLISMGIGLFYRFTGGRQQTTQEYLLADRNMSFIPVSFSLMASFMSAITLLGVSSENYMYGTQFVIINIAYGISTPIAAYLYLPVFFKLQRVSAYEYLGLRFGKRIRLIASLAYTLQMVMYIGIVIYAPAITLEAVTGLSKTFSILLIGLVCTFYSTVGGMKAVLVTDVFQSVLMFAAVYSIIIYAAVVNGGISAIWSIAEDRGRIEFLNFSLDPTERHTWWSLIIGGMVTYLSLYAVNQTQVQRLLTVKDLKTSQKCLWWNWPILTLLSLSTSFSGLAIFAKYYNCDPMVDNKISSVDQLMPYYVIDTMGGIPGLAGLFIAGIFSASLSTISAGCNSLAAVTLQDYIKPLYKIIKKQALPEKGLAVWTKVVACTYGLACLAIAFLAQYLGGVLQSALTIFSVVGGPLFGVFTLGMFTLGANETGSLIGMLSGLSLSLWIGFGGPKPPPSYLNRYVDGCTDISTHSTTILLSSNRNATVLDNNGYFYLYRISYMWSGVLGFLCTLIVGYLTSVILRKISPRIFGNVWEIRNKNRIHTISAGNLPNPDLFSPIIARGIRKRNDKLLNRYNFQVLSHMII; encoded by the exons ATGGCTACAGAACTAACTTTCGACGCTTGGGATTACACCATTATGGTATTAATGGTCTTAATATCAATGGGAATTGGATTATTCTACCGATTCACCGGAGGGAGGCAGCAAACTACTCAG gaaTATCTACTAGCAGATAGGAACATGTCTTTCATACCTGTCAGCTTCTCGTTAATGGCCTCTTTTATGTCTGCGATAACTCTATTGGGGGTATCTTCGGAGAATTACATGTACGGGAcccaatttgtaataattaacaTTGCGTATGGAATCTCGACCCCGATTGCGGCCTACTTATACCTGCCGGTGTTCTTTAAGTTGCAAAGAGTCAGCGCGTATGAG tATTTGGGATTGCGCTTCGGTAAAAGGATTCGTTTGATAGCATCTTTGGCCTATACTCTACAAATGGTCATGTACATCGGCATCGTCATATACGCTCCGGCGATCACCCTCGAAGCTGTTACCGGACTCTCGAAAACATTTTCGATTCTTTTAATAG GATTGGTGTGCACTTTTTACTCAACCGTCGGTGGTATGAAAGCCGTACTCGTTACAGACGTGTTTCAGTCTGTTTTGATGTTCGCAGCCGTTTATAGTATAATTATATACGCGGCCGTCGTTAATGGTGGGATTTCAGCCATATGGAGCATTGCTGAAGACCGAGGTCGTATAGAATTTTTAAA TTTCAGCTTAGATCCGACTGAAAGGCACACTTGGTGGTCACTTATCATCGGAGGTATGGTGACGTATTTATCGCTATATGCAGTGAATCAAACACAG GTCCAAAGATTGCTCACCGTGAAAGATTTGAAGACGTCACAAAAATGCCTGTGGTGGAATTGGCCTATTTTGACCTTGTTGAGCTTGAGCACGTCTTTCAG CGGTCTCGCCATATTTGCCAAGTACTATAACTGTGATCCGATGGTAGACAATAAGATATCCTCCGTGGACCAACTCATGCCATATTACGTCATCGATACGATGGGCGGGATTCCTGGATTGGCTGGTCTATTTATCGCGGGGATATTCAGCGCGTCTTTGTCTACGATCTCGGCAGGTTGTAACAGCTTGGCTGCGGTCACCTTACAAGATTATATaaag CCTCTCTATAAGATTATAAAGAAGCAGGCATTGCCGGAGAAAGGTCTAGCGGTATGGACGAAAGTCGTAGCATGCACTTATGGCTTAGCTTGTTTAGCGATTGCATTTTTAGCACAATATCTAGGAGGAGTCTTGCAATCAGCTCTAACGATCTTTAGCGTTGTTGGTGGACCGCTTTTCGGAGTTTTCACATTAGGAATGTTCACGCTGGGGGCCAATGAAACG GGATCACTTATTGGAATGTTGTCTGGATTGTCGCTGTCGCTTTGGATAGGGTTTGGGGGACCCAAGCCGCCACCCTCATATTTGAAcagatacgttgacggatgcaCTGATATTTCAACTCATTCTACTACGATTTTGTTGAGCTCAAATCGTAATGCGACAGTGCTGGATAATAA TGGTTACTTTTATCTGTACCGAATTTCTTATATGTGGTCTGGTGTGCTCGGATTTCTCTGCACTTTGATCGTTGGGTACTTGACGTCGGTGATTTTGCGAAAAATTTCTCCAAGAATATTTGGCAACGTATGGGAGATAAGAAATAAGAATAGAATTCACACAA TTTCAGCTGGAAATTTGCCAAATCCTGATTTGTTTTCGCCGATTATAGCCAGAGGCATTAGAAAACGTAATGACAAACTACTGAATCGATACAACTTTCAGGTACTGTCCCATATGATAATATAG
- the LOC143922573 gene encoding uncharacterized protein LOC143922573: MDHDIQEGILNFTFDHIYACHTENVDIVNDSVLHNYENDQAHHEIMQLKSRLNSSLRENCKLKDLVLINLDLLQQQSDEITQKDREISLYQQEVEKLKLLLNQAEGGSINLRLQNLNPPPLIHLTTPCQPVTILPESTNQVQYTSISSIISSHSGSIVTKKSLDKKHDTITSYAEALPCTKVGSLIDTRYLQCTDSVFETQPNICIQNLPVIQTKIQPIIQNKIQPIVQNKIQPIIQKIQPIIQNKIQPIIHAKIQPIIQNKFQPIIQNKFQPIIQNKFQPIIQNKIQPIIQNKIQPIIQNKIQPIIQNKIQPIIQNKIQPIIQNKIQPIIQNKFQPIIQNKIQPIIQNKIQPIIQNKIQPIIQNKIQPIIQNKIQPIIQNKIQPIIQTSIHSVGKAPLTVIQSAGGNPVHFKSIQMNKIPICNSIAANLFDNEKRLKNTEYVITKETGSRIGETHFLTLNKKCKTIFTYEKSSKKNVKKIIKTTGPICDLSNKLQKSKDQLHSFTPIIVGKGHSENFIVANSLKSEKSPFPKYSSFLNNELSVKSDHEYLSNVIIPETVSPIKIATNEVKSTQRRFFTSSLKEKVSCRDFSYGESLGNIKYDVKTDILEYLEGNNSNSQTEIDIIDTNFDNDIYSINNLSPRSESPIDIDKKIGIRESLDDSIILQDEIMDKMMESKKNPTSSYLYSHNKMYMGSYLNTQYGKSKTNKKRTTSTLSSQSNESPTNNTPQSSSKTTANKKRNVRRKRALSSASKVSTISHSDSPLPYSWSFSGQDFKILFDDIKSNYFMPVFGSNQSYFSSMQLNSKEEAKDTVSLEVPSWRIKVYTPDEYIHTTENVDEESYLKRHLKMETEEKRRKRWDFQMIREQRHIEKLKQRQERRNSGGFKHGRNSKVVCSTFTEEEPSSFYPSPDDLFSIEIRDSLPVTAFGECIPDLPPRPFQLPWVRSCSHKHSRGRSSGKKKAKHCKGEEG, translated from the exons ATGGATCATGACATTCAAGAGGGAATTCTGAATTTTACATTCGATCACATATACGCTTGTCACACTGAAAATGTGGATATTGTGAACGACAGCGTGCTTCACAATTATGAAAATGATCAAGCTCACCATGAAATAATGCAATTGAAGTCCAGGTTGAACAGTTCGCTAAGGGAAAATTGCAAACTCAAAGATCTAGTTCTTATAAATTTGGATCTGTTGCAGCAGCAAAGCGACGAAATAACACAAAAAGACAGAGAGATATCTCTGTACCAACAAGAAGTCGAAAAG CTAAAACTATTACTAAATCAGGCGGAGGGTGGATCGATTAATCTGCGTCTCCAAAATTTAAACCCACCTCCTTTGATACATTTGACGACGCCCTGTCAGCCGGTGACCATTTTACCGGAGTCGACGAATCAA GTCCAGTATACAAGTATATCCAGTATAATAAGTTCTCACAGCGGCAGTATCGTCACCAAGAAGTCGTTGGATAAAAAGCATGATACGATCACATCTTATGCAG AAGCACTTCCGTGCACGAAGGTGGGCTCTCTAATCGACACCAGGTATTTGCAATGTACGGACAGCGTGTTCGAAACACAGCCCAACATATGCATTCAAAATTTACCCGTCATTCAGACTAAGATTCAGCCGATCATTCAGAATAAGATTCAGCCGATCGTTCAGAATAAGATCCAGCCGATCATTCAGAAAATTCAGCCGATCATTCAGAATAAGATTCAGCCGATCATTCACGCTAAGATTCAGCCGATCATTCAGAATAAGTTTCAGCCGATCATTCAGAATAAGTTTCAGCCGATCATTCAGAATAAGTTTCAGCCGATCATTCAGAATAAGATCCAGCCGATCATTCAGAATAAGATCCAGCCGATCATTCAGAATAAGATCCAGCCGATCATTCAGAATAAGATCCAGCCGATTATTCAAAATAAGATCCAGCCGATCATTCAGAATAAGATCCAGCCGATCATTCAGAATAAGTTTCAGCCGATCATTCAGAATAAGATCCAGCCGATCATTCAGAATAAGATCCAGCCGATCATTCAGAATAAGATCCAGCCGATCATTCAGAATAAGATCCAGCCGATCATTCAGAATAAGATCCAGCCGATCATTCAGAATAAGATCCAGCCGATCATACAAACTTCGATTCACTCGGTGGGAAAGGCACCGTTAACAGTCATTCAATCGGCAGGCGGTAATCCAGT aCATTTTAAAAGTATACAAATGAATAAAATCCCCATATGTAATTCAATAGCAGCAAATTTATTTGACAATGAAAAACGACTAAAAAACACag aatacgTTATTACTAAAGAAACTGGGTCAAGAATAGGAGAAACTCATTTTTTGACTTTAAataagaaatgtaaaacaatttttacataTGAAAAGAGTTCTAAGAAAAATGTGAAGAAAATCATAAAGACGACAGGTCCTATTTGCGATTTGAGTAATAAGTTGCAGAAGAGTAAAGATCAACTTCATTCCTTCACTCCCATAATAGTGGGAAAAGGTCATTCGGAAAACTTCATAGTTGCTAATTCTTTGAAGAGTGAAAAATCGCCATTTCCCAAATATAGTAGCTTCTTGAATAACGAATTGAGTGTGAAGAGCGATCACGAGTATCTAAGTAATGTAATTATCCCGGAAACAGTCAGTCCAATTAAAATCGCAACAAACGAAGTTAAATCAACGCAGAGAAGATTTTTCACTTCGAGTCTGAAGGAAAAGGTCAGCTGCAGAGACTTTTCCTACGGCGAATCCTTGGGAAATATCAAATACGATGTCAAAACAGATATTTTAGAATACCTAGAAGGGAACAACTCAAATAGCCAAACTGAAATTGATATTATAGATACAAACTTTGACAATGatatttatagtattaataATTTGTCACCCCGCTCCGAATCCCCTATAGATATT gaTAAAAAAATCGGCATACGAGAATCTCTCGACGATAGTATTATTTTACAAGACGAAATAATGGATAAAATGATGGAGTCAAAAAAAAATCCGACATCGTCTTATCTATATAGTCATAACAAGATGTACATGGGAAGCTATCTAAACACTCAATATGGAAAGtcgaaaactaataaaaagcgcACTACGAGCACACTTTCTTCACAATCAAACGAATCTCCAacc AATAACACACCCCAGTCTAGTTCCAAAACCACTGCAAATAAAAAACGAAACGTCAGAAGAAAACGCGCCCTCAGTTCCGCGTCAAAAGTCTCCACTATATCTCACAGCGATTCTCCGTTGCCGTATTCGTGGTCTTTTTCCGGACAGGATTTCAAAATACTCTTCGACGACATAAAAAGCAACTACTTTATGCCTGTGTTCGGGTCGAATCAGTCGTATTTCTCGTCGATGCAACTCAACAGTAAGGAAGAAGCCAAAGATACAGTCAGCTTGGAA GTGCCGAGCTGGCGGATCAAAGTCTACACTCCAGATGAGTATATTCACACGACTGAAAATGTAGACGAGGAGAGTTATCTTAAAAGACATCTGAAAATGGAAACTGAAGAAAAACGTAGGAAAAG ATGGGATTTTCAAATGATACGAGAGCAGCGTCACATAGAAAAGTTAAAACAGCGCCAAGAGAGGAGGAATTCCGGTGGTTTCAAACATGGTAGAAATTCTAAAGTCGTATGTAGCACTTTTACGGAGGAGGAGCCTTCCTCGTTTTATCCGTCGCCTGacgatttattttcaattgaaatacgaGACTCGCTTCCTGTTACTGCTTTCGGCGAGTGTATACCAGATTTGCCTCCacg